GAATGTTAACTAACTTTAAAACTATAAAAGGAAGAATTAATAGATTAAAAGAGTTAGAAAAAATGGAAGAAGATGGAACTATGGATCTTTTACCTAAAAAAGAAGCAGCTCTTTTAAGAAAAGAATTAGTAAAATTATCTAAAAACTTAGGTGGAATAAAAGATATGAAATCTATTCCTCAAGTTATGATTGTTGTAGATGTAAAAAAAGAAGCATTAGCAATAACTGAAGCTAATAAATTAGGAATAACAGTAATTGGAGTTATAGATACAAATGTTGATCCTGATGGAGTAGATTTACCAATCCCTGCAAATGATGATGCTATTAGATCTATAAACTTAATTACTTCTGTAATGGCAAATGCTGTAATAGAAGGAAAACAAGGAGTAGAAGAAGCAGCAGAAGAAACTGCAAATGTAGAAGAAGTAACTGAATAATAAAATTAATGTAGGAGGGAAAAAATGGCTATAACAGCAGCTCAAGTAAAAGAATTAAGAGAAAGAACAGGAGCAGGAATGCTTGATTGTAAAAAAGCATTACAAGAAACTGATGGAAATATAGAAAAAGCAATAGATTATTTAAGAGAAAAAGGAATAGCTAAAGCAGCTAAAAAAGCTGGAAGAACAGCAGCAGAAGGATTAATATTCACTACAGAATCTGCTGATAAAAAATCTGCAGCTATGTTAGAATTTAATTCTGAAACTGATTTTGTTGCTAAAAACGATGAATTTAAAAATTTTGGTTCTAAATTAGTTAATATTGTATTAAATAATAATATAAATACTATTGAAGAATTAAAATCTTTTGAAGTAGAAGGAAAAACTGTAGAAACATTAATCACTGAATTAATAGCTAAAATCGGTGAAAATATGAATTTAAGAAGAGTAGAAAAAGTAACAACAGAAGGATTTGTTACTACTTATAATCATTTAGGTGGTAAAATAGGAGTTATAGTTAATATGACAGGAGAAGCTACAGAAGAAAATTTAGTAAAAGCTAATGATGTAGCTATGCATATAGCAGCTATGGACCCTAAATATTTAACTCCAGAAGAAGTAACAACAGATGATTTAGATAGAGAAAAAGAAATAGCTAGAAAACAATTGGAAGAAGAAGGAAAACCAGCTAATATTATTGAAAAAATATTAGAAGGAAAAATGAGAAAATTCTATGAAGAAAATACTTTAGTAAAACAAAAATTTGTTAAAGATGATAAATTAAGTGTAGAAAAATATTTAGGAGATATCAAGGTAGTAGGATTCTCTAGATATAAAGTTGGAGAAGGAATCGAAAAAGAAGAAGTAGATTTCGCAGCAGAAGTAGCAGCACAACTTAAATAATATTTATTAAAATATAAGGGAGGCCGGAGGTTGCTTCTCTTTTTTTTATAAAAAACTAGGAGGGAAATATGAAACCTGTATATAAAAGAATGTTATTAAAACTAAGTGGCGAAGCATTGATGGGAGATAAAGAATTTGGAATATCTTCTGATGCAATTAGAATTTATGCTAAACAAATAAAAGAAATATATGATACAGGAATGGAGTTAGCTATAGTTATTGGTGGAGGTAATATTTTTAGAGGTTTATCAGGAAAAGATCAAGGGGTAGATAGAGTGACAGGGGATCATATGGGAATGCTAGCTACAGTAATAAACTCTTTGGCACTCCAAAATGCTATAGAACAATTAGGAATACCAACTAGAGTATTAACAGCTATAGAAATGCCTAAAATTGCAGAGCCATATATAAAAAGAAGAGCTACTAGACATTTAGAAAAAGGAAGAGTTGTTATATTTGGTGCGGGAACAGGTAATCCATATTTTACTACTGATACAGCTGCAGCTCTTCGTGCTATAGAAATAAATGCTGATTTAGTAGCAAAAGCTACAAAAGTAGATGGAATATATGATAAAGATCCTATAAAACATGATGATGCAATAAAATATGATAGAGTAACTTATGATGAAGTACTTGCAAAAGATTTAAAAGTAATGGATGCTACAGCGATATCTCTTTGTAGAGAAAATAAACTTCCAATTTTAGTATTTAATTTACTTCAAGAAGGAAACATGAAAAAAGTAATATATGGTGAAAATATTGGGACAACAGTTGTAGAAAAAATATAAAAAAATATTGACAGATAGTATTATTACAGTTATATTATAATATGTGATAAAAAATAAGAAGGAGTGAGAATATATGCCTCAAAGTGTTATTACAGATGCAAGAGAAAAAATGGACAAAGCTGTAGAAGCTACAAAACATAAATTTGCTTCTATTAGAGCTGGAAGAGCTAATGTATCTATGTTAGACGGAATAAAAGTAAATCAATATGGTTCAGAGATGCCATTAAACCAAGTAGCAAATTTATCAGCACCAGAAGCTAGATTACTAGTAATAGATCCTTGGGATAAATCAATTATAAAAGATATAGAAAAAGTTATAGTAAACTCTAATCTTGGATTAACTCCAAATAATGACGGAAAAGTTATTAGATTACAAATCCCAGAATTAACAGCAGAAAGAAGAAAAGAATATGCTAAATTGGCTAAAAAAGAAGCTGAAGAAGGAAAAGTAGCCATAAGAAATGTAAGAAAAGATACTAATAATAAACTTAGAAGATTAGAAAAAGATTCTGAAATTACAGAAGATGATCTAAAAAGATATGAAAATGAAGTTCAAAAATTAACTGATGAATATATTAAAAAAATAGATGATTTATACGCTAAAAAAGAAAAAGAGATAACAACTGTATAGATTATATCAAACTACCTTTTAGAATAAAGGTAGTTTTTTTATATTTTCATTATGAAAAAAATATTTAAAAAAAAAAGAAAAAATGATACATCAAACAAAGAAGAATGTTTAAAAATAAGTAGTGATTAGGAGTTTGGTAAATTTATAGAAGAAAAAAGAAAAGATAAATATTTACCAAAAGTAATAGCAAAAGAAATAAAAACAAAAAATAAATTCAAGATAAAAGTGAATTAGAAAATAATTTATAATTATATAGATAAAAGAATATTATTAGATAAATTGAGAAAAATTAACTTACGGTAATTATAGATCTAATAAAAAGATAAAAAAGAAGATAGTGTTATTAGACGGAAATAAAAAAAAGAAGAAGGAAAAGTTTTATTAGTTTTAACAGAAAGAGTGAGTAGAAACGAAATAATAGAACTACTAGCAAATAAAACATAAAAATTGCTAATAAAAGCATTAGATAGATTAGAAAGAAAAGTAGGAGTAAAAAACTTTAGAAAAGAATTTAAAATAATAATAATAGATAATGGAAGTGAATTTTTTAAATTATGAAAAGATAGAGAAATCATATAAAGGAAGTAGTAAATGGATAAGAAGATTTCTAAAAAGGGGAAGATGTTTTAAAGATCTAAGAAAAGAAGAGGTAAATAAAATAGGAAGTTAAGTAAATAATTCTCTAAAAAAATATTTGTATTTTATTAAAAATATGGTAATATACTACTGTAGGTGAGATGAATAATTATTAAAAGAAGATGTTTGGATTTAAAACTTCAAAAGAAGCTCTATGAAGAAAAATTAATTAAATTAATGTAAGAGGAAATGTATGTAATTAAACTTTTAATTTATATATATGTTCAGGTTAATAAATTGATATGATATAGAAGTGTAAAAAGATTATAATCTAATTATTCTATTTCTACGAATTCTTATTTATAATAAAACTCTCAATTCTGTTTGTTTTTTTATGTAATCTAATAGATAAAAATATCACTTTTATAAAAAAATAATGAGCAACAAAACTAATTATATATATAATTGAAAAAATCTCAACATTTAGAAATGAATTAGAAGGCATAATTACGGAACATAAGGTTTATGACACTTTAAATAGAATTTGATTATAAAAGGGAGGGATCACATGCGTTTTTCTTTAAGATTAAAGGCTTTGGATAAAAATGTTGATCTTGATTATAGGAGAAAGTTTTTATCAATGTTTAAAACAGCATTATCAGATTACGATAGTGATATTTTTGATAAATATTATCATGAAAAAGATCCAATAAGAAAGCAGATGACATTTTCACCTTACTTTAGAAACAGTAAGATTAAAGATGGAAAGTTATTATTGAATAATGATGATTTCATATTGAATCTATCTGTTTATGAAAATGAGATGGGAATACATTTTTATAACTCTTTATTGAATATGAAAAATAAAGAGTTTAGAGATCTTTTTCAAATAGAGAAAATATCACTGCAAAGAGAGAAAAAATTTAGGAATGAAGTTATTTTCAAAACAAAATCCCCTATTATCGCTAAAGAACATAATCGTGAGACAAATAAAGACAGTTACTACAGTTTTGAAGATGATAAATTTATAGAGGTATTAAAAAATAATTTATATAACAATATGAGAGATTGTTTTGAGTGGGATGTAAGAGATGATATTGACAAGCTTGAGATAGAAATCTTATCAGCTAAAAAAATAGTAGTGAAAAATTATGGAATAACAATACCATGTACTTTGGGGCAGTTTAGATTAAAAGGAGAAAACTACTTATTAGATTATTTTTATAAGGCAGGATTTTCTGCTAAATCGTCACAGGGATTTGGATATGTAGATGTGGAGTAGGAGGTGAGAGAGTGGAAGATAATAAAATAAAAATAGAGTTATCTGATTGGCTTTATAATGCTGGAGTAGTAGGATTATATAATATATTAGAGCATAATGGAGATAAAGTACAGATAAAAGATAATTTTTTAGAATTTGAGATTAATTCATTAGAAAATTTTGAAGAGAAATATTTTAAATATTTTATTGAAAAGTATGAAAAATTTACCTCATGGTATAAGATTATAAGTTTTCAGAATAAAATAGAGTACTGGGAAGAAGATGGATTTCAAAATTTTAATGAAAAATCATTAGAAGAATTAAACTCTTATATTAGAGATGTATTGAAAAAATATTTAAAAAGTAATAGTTATATCGCAGCTTATGATTTAATAAATAATGATTTTGATATTAAATTAGCTGAAAAAGAAATTTCTACAATTAATTTGAAAAAAAATCAAGAATTTCAAGATATTTTAAATAATATAAAATTAATGATAGAAAAAATAATAAAAATTATTAATTATTTTAAAGAGGACGAATCAAAAAAATACTTAGCAGGAAAAAATGTAATGTACAACATTATAAAAAATGGATGGAATGGAGTATGTTTTTTAAATGCTCGAACCAAAGAAAAAGATATGTATATTGATTATAAAAAATATTTTGTAGATTCAACAATAGAATATAATAAGGTAAAAAAAGATAAATTTAAATATAATTGTTTTTTATGTGATAGAGAAATGAAAGATTTAAATAATGATTTGAGTTTTTTAAATGCGACAGGATTTGATACAAAGAGAAAATCATCTCATGTATGGAATTTTACTAATGATGTAGCAGTTTGTCCAATTTGCAAATTGATTTATTCTTGTGTTCCTGCTGGAATAAATTATGTATATTCAAAGGGAATATTTATAAATGATAATTCAAATATTGATTCGCTTATAAATATAAATCAAAAAGTACGAGATGAAATTTTAAAAGAACACGAAACAAATAATTCTCTTACATATAGAGCTATGATTATAGCCTTAGAGGAAGAAATAAATGATAAGGTAAAATATGAATTGTCTGATATTCAACTTGTAAGATATGATGAAGAAAAATATAGATTTAATATTTTATCTAAAAAATTACTAGAAGTATTAAGAAGCTCAAGAGATGATTTGAATAAACTAATTAAAACTGGATTTAATGAAATAAATACCTATTTTAATATTTATGAAGAAGTTCTAAAAAAAATAATGAATGGAGAAAATTTATTTTTATTCATTCATAAATTACTAAGTTTAAAATTGTCAAAACCTGTGGATGCTCATTATAAAATGAGTCATTTAAAAAGTATGATGTATATCAATATTAAATTTTTAAAAGGAGTGGGATTTGTGGAAAATATAGAAAAAGATATTATTGATAGTGCAAATAAGCAAGGATATTTTTTAAGAACAGAATATGAAAATAGAAATTCTGAAAATAAAATAGGTGGAATTTGTTATAGATTATTAAATGGTTTGAAAACAAATAATAAAGATATGTTTATGGATGTAATAATGAATTGTTATCTATATATAGGGAAAACGGTTCCTAAAATATTTATAGAAGCCTTGAAATCGGATGAGAATTTTAAAACGATTGGCTATGCTTTTGTAAGTGGATTAATAAATGAAAAAGATAAAAATAATGGGGGGAGTAAATAATGAAAAATAAAGGATTAATTTTATCGATGATATTTGAAGCGGAAAGTGCAAATTATGGTGAAGGGATAGGGAATGTAGCTTCTTTAAAAAAAATGGCAAGAGGAAGAGGGGAGCAATATACTTATATTTCAAGACAGGCAATAAGATATAATATTATAGAGCAGTTAGGAGAGGAAAAAGCAAAAGTAAAGGTTGAAAAAAAAGTAGTTCAATTTCATCCTGATTCTACAATTAAAGATTATCCTGAAATAGATTTTTTTGGATATATGAAAACAGTAAAAGGTTCAGATGGAAAAACAAGGTCAGCAAGAGTGAGATTATCAAATGCAATTTCATTAGAAACTTTTAAGGGGGATTTAGATTTTTTAACTAATAAAGGTTTAGCTGATAGAAATGAAGATGGAATGAAAGGAATGAATATAGCTCAATCTGAAATTCATCATTCTTATTATAAATATACAATTACAGCAGATTTGGAAAAAATAGGAATAGATGAAAATGATAATATAAGTCTTGATAATAAAGAAAAAGCAAGAAGAGTAAATAAACTACTTGATACAATAGCTTTATTATATAGAGATATAAGAGGAAGAAGAGAAGATTTAAAACCTTTATTTGTAATAGGTGGAGTATATAATGTAAAAAATCCTGTTTTTCAAAATATACTAGATATAAAAAATAATAGAATATTAGTAAATTCTATAAAAGAGGTGTTATTTGACAGTATAAAAAATGATACTTATTGTGGATTAATTGAAGGGAAATTTGATAATGATGAAGAGATAAAAAAAGAATTAAAGGCAAAATCTATGCCTGAATTTTTCTCTACAATAAAAGGAAAAGTAAGTGAGTATTATGAAAGCAATTAGAATTAAACTATATCAAAATATGGTAAATTATAAGATTCCTTCAAGTTTTCAGTTAAAAGAAACTTATCCTTTACCACCTTATTCCACAGTAATAGGAATGGTACATAATTTATGTGGATACAAAGAGTATCAAGAGATGAAAATAAGTATTCAGGGAAAATATCATTCAAAAGTAAATGATTTATATACAAGATATGAGTTTAAAAATGGAATGGAATTTGATAAGGGCAGACATCAATTACAAGCAGATAAATTTGGAATATGTAGAGGTATTTCTACAGTAGAACTTTTAACAGATGTAGAATTGTTAATTCATATAATTCCTGAAAATCAGGATTTAATTGAAGAAATAAAAAATAGTTTAGACTTTCCTAAAATATTTCCAGCTTTGGGTAGGTGGGAAGATTTGGCGGTAATAGGAGAGGTAAAAATAGTTGAGATTTTTGAAGAAGAGTTAGAAGAAGATTTATCTCTAGGTGACAATTACTCTGTGTATATTCCATTAAAAATGATAAAAGATGGAAAGATAATGCTGTTAGGAAATGGTAATAAAACAAGTAATCAAGGGACAAGATATAAATTAAATAAAAATTACAAAAAAAAAGATTATGGAAGAAATAGAGTTATCAGGAAATGGAATAAAGTAGAGGTAGTCTACTCTTCAAGAGTATTAGCCGTGGAAAATGAAAAGATACTATTAGATAGTGATAAAAAAATCGTCTTTGCAGTATAAGGGGGAGATATGCTTTATTTAGCAAAATCAAATCCTAGAGAAACAATACAGGAACATACAGATAAATTATTAGAAAACTATAATATACTAAAAGATATATATCCCAATTTAGAAATAAATTGGGATATTTTAAAATTAGCCTGTATTTATCATGATTTAGGAAAAATGAATTCAAAATTTCAAAAAAAACTAAAAACAGGGAAAAGAGATAAAGATGAGGTAGCACACAATATTTTAAGTATAGGATTTGTTGATACCAAGAGATTAAAAGATATATTCCAAATAGATGAGATAAGGGTATTACTACAAGCAATAGCTTATCATCATGAAAGAGGAGAGTATGATTTAGAAAAATTTGAAGAAGAGCTTGATTTAATGAAAGAAGAGATAAAGAATTTTGTTTATGATAAAATTCAAATTGAAAGTTTAAAAAAACCAAGTATTAAATATTTTAATAATAGCAGAATTCGTGAGAAAGAAAATGAAGAACTATTTTATAAATATATTATGATAAAAGGACTTTTAAATCGGATAGATTATGCTGCAAGTTCTGATATAAAAGTTGAGATTGAAAATGTTTTTTTAAATAAATCTTTAGATAGCTGGAGAGAGAAAAAACAAGTGAAATGGAATGAATTACAGGTATTTATGGGAAAAAATCAAAATGAAAATGTAATAGTAGTAGCACAAACAGGAATGGGAAAAACAGAGGCAGGATTAAGATGGATAGGGAATAATAAAGGATTTTTTACATTACCTCTTAAAACTGCAATTAATAAAATATATGAAAGAATAAAAGATGAGATTATAGAAGAGTCTTATTCAGAGAAAATAGGAGTTTTACACTCTGATACATATAGTGAATATGTAAATTTAAATGAAGATGATTTGGATATTGAAAATTATTATACTAAGACAAAACAACTATCAATGCCATTGACAATTTCTACATTAGACCAGTTATTTAATTTTGTATTTAGATATAGAGGATTTGAACCAATCTTAGCCACTTTATCATATTCTAAAATAGTAATAGATGAGATACAGATGTATTCTTATGACTTAATAGCTTATTTAGTCTTGGGATTGTACTATATAAGTAGATTAGGTGGGAAATTTGCAATCTTAACAGCTACATTGCCTGAATTTTTACTTGATATTATGAAAGAAGAGAAAATAAGTTTTAAAAGAGCAGAAAGAGACTTTATAAATGAGAAAGTTAGACATAGTATAAAAATAGAAGAAAAAGAGATAAATGCAGAGGATATAATAGAAAAATATAATAAGAATAAGATTTTAGTAATTTGTAATACTGTAAAAAAAGCACAAGAGATGTATCAAAAATTAATAGATAATAATATAGAAAAAGTAGAACTTTTACATAGTAGATTTATTAAAAAAGATAGAAAAGTCAAAGAGAAGAGAATAACAGAGCTTGGGAAGATAGAAAGTAAAGATTATGGAATATGGGTTAGTACTCAGATTGTAGAAGCTTCTTTGGATATTGATTATGATTTGCTATTTACAGAACTCTCTGATTTGAATAGTTTATTTCAAAGGATGGGAAGGTGTTATAGAAAAAGAGAGTTTAAAGAAGAGACTTATAATTGTTTTGTATTTAATGGTGGAGAAAAAAAGTGCAGTGGAGTAGGGCAAGTAATAGATAGAGATATATTTCAATTTTCTAAGGATATTTTAAAAGAAGTTGATGGAAAAATAGATGAAAAAAAGAAATTGGAATTAATAAATAGAGTGTATTCTACTGAAAAAATAAAAGATACAAAATATTATGAATTAATTAAAAAAAATATTTCATATGTAAAGAAGATAGATGATTATGAAAAAAGTAAAACAGAAGTAAGAAATATGTTTAGAAATATAGAGAGTGTAACAATAATTCCAAAAAAAATCTATAGAGAGAATAAAATAGAGATAGATGAAAATTTAGAAATTTTAGAAAAAGTAAATCAAAAAGATAATAGTGCAGAAGAGAGAAAAGCATTGAGAAGAGAGAAAGAGCTGGCTAAAATAGAGATATTAAAATTCTCAGTTTCTATACCATATTATGCTTTTAAAAATGGAACTTACGATGAAATGATAAAAATAAATAAGTATGAAATATTGTATATATTTGATTGTGAGTATAGTAAGGATGTAGGAGTAAGTTTTAAAAATAAAAAAAATAAAATTGATCCTTTCGATTGTTAGTCAGGTGATGGTATGAAACAAAATTTAAAGATAACAGGAATAATGTTTTATTATTATTTCATATGTAAAAGAAAACTCTGGTATTTTAGAAATGAGATACAGATGGAGAGTAACAGTGAAGCTGTGGAAATAGGAAAACTTATAGATGAAAAAAGCTATAAAAGAGATAGAAAACATATAATGATAAATGAGACTATTAATATTGATTTTATGAGGAATCGTAAAGTGATACATGAAATAAAGAAATCAGATAGTATGGAAGAGGCTTCTATATGGCAGGTAAAGTATTATATATATTATCTGAAAAAACATGGAGTGGAAGATATTAAGGCAATACTTGATTATCCTAAATTAAAAAAGAGAGTAGACGTAGAACTAAATAAAGATGATGAAGAAGAGATAGAAAAAATATTACTGGAAATAGAGAAAATAGTAAGAGATCAAAAGATGCCAAGTATCATTGACAGTAAGATATGTAAAAAATGCTCTTACTATGAATTATGTTACATCTAAAATAAATCTAAAGAATGGTGATTAATATGAAAAATACATATTATCTACTGAAAAATGGTGAGCTTCGAAGAAAAGATAATAATTTGATAGTAAAAGCCTGTGATGGAAGTGAAAAAGTAATTCCTATTGAAACAGTAAAAGAGATTTATATTATGGGAGAGGTGAATGTTAACTCTAAATTGATGACGTTTTTATCACAAAATAGTATAATTTTACATTTTTTCAATTATTACGGATTTTATTCAGGCTCATATTATCCTAAAGAAAAGTTAGTATCAGGTTCTTTATTGGTAAAACAGGTAGAACATTATAGAAGTAAAGAAAAAAGAGTAGAACTGGCAAGAGAAGTTTTAAAATCTGCAAGTTATAATATAAAGAGAAACCTAAGATATTATAATGAGAGAGGAAGAGACTTAGAAGATGAGATAAAGACAATTAAGAATTTAAGAAAACATCTTGATAGGCAAAATGAGATTAATGAATTAATGGGAGTAGAGGGGAATATCCGTGAAGGCTATTATAGAGCTTGGAATAAGATAGTAAATCAGGATATAAATTTTGAAAAGAGAGTAAAACATCCACCGGATAATATGATTAATTCTCTATTGTCGTATGTAAATTCACTGGTTTATACAACAGTATTAAGTGAGATATATCATACTCAGCTTAATCCTACAATTAGTTTTTTACATGAACCAAGCACTAAGAGATTTTCATTAAGTCTTGATATAGCGGAGATATTTAAACCTATATTAGGAGAAAGAATGATATTTTCGTTACTAAATAAAAATATGATAAATGAAGATAGTTTTGAAAAGGAGATGAATTCTCTTTATTTGAAAGATAGTGCTAGAAAAGTGATATTACAAAAGTATGACAGTAGATTGAAACAGAGAATAAGACACAAAGTGTTAAAGAAAAATGTGTCTTATAGATACCTTATACGTTTAGAATGTTATAAGATAATAAAACATATATTAGGCGAAAAAAATTATGAAGGATTTAAAATATGGTGGTGATATAATTGTATGTTATTTTAGTGTATGATGTAAAGTTAGATAGTGCTATTGGACAGAAAGTATTGAGAAATGTATATAAGATATGTAAAAAATACATGTATCATATACAAAACTCTACTTTTGAAGGAGAGTTGTCAAGAGCTCAAATAGTGAAATTGAGATATGAACTAGATGAATATATAAGAAAAGATAAGGATTCTATAATAATATTTAAAAGTAGAAATGAAAGATGGCTTGATAAGGAGTTTTGGGGATTAGAAGATGATAAGACATCGAATTTTTTTTAAAACTGTCGATCTGTAATAGTGTAAAAAACATAGGGGAACGACAGTTTTTATTTGAAGCAATAAAATTAATACTTTGTGTTTAGAATGTGAAAATGAGACACAAAAAAATAGTTAAGAATTATATAAAAAGTTAGAGAACGATAGAAATAGGGTTGCAAAGTTAATAAAAATATAGTATAAAATATATATGGATTTTAATAAGACCATAGTGGAATGTAAATAAAAAGAAAAGATACTTTGGAAAATATTTTTTGGAACAATTTTAATAAGACCATAGTGGAATGTAAATCAATTTTACCATCTATGTTTGAAAATGAAATTGGAGAATTTTAATAAGACCATAGTGGAATGTAAATTATAAAAGGTCTAAGGCAAAGAACGCAACATTGAAATTTTAATAAGACCATAGTGGAATGTAAATGATATCAGCACATTAAAAACAGAAAACTGGTATCGGGATTTTAATAAGACCATAGTGGAATGTAAATGATATCAGCACATTAAAAACAGAAAACTGGTATCGGGGATTTTAATAAGACCATAGTGGAATGTAAATGATTTAACAATATTAAAAGAAAGGATCAAATCAGAGAATTTTAATAAGACCATAGTGGAATGTAAATTATATATGTCAATAGTTTTTTAAAAAATTATACTGTAATTTTAATAAGACCATAGTGGAATGTAAATGAAGACTGGTTTCGGGAAGTTGTCCCAAATTGGGACAATTTTAATAAGACCATAGTGGAATGTAAATTCATTTAATTTACTCGCCTCTGTCAATCGAGACAGCCAATTTTAATAAGACCATAGTGGAATGTAAATTTTCTGGAAAATTATTGTCATATTCTATATAATTGTTATTTTAATAAGACCATAGTGGAATGTAAATTGAGATTAAGAGTACAATCCTTAATCTCGATGAGGGGTTATTTTAATAAGACCATAGTGGAATGTAAATGATTTAAGTGCATTAAAAAAAATAATTAAATCAGAGATCATTTTAATAAGACCATAGTGGAATGTAAATCTCAAGGAATGAATCGTTTGTATTCAACAATTCTTGCATTTTAATAAGACCATAGTGGAATGTAAATCATTCCGGATCGACGAAGTAGACGAAGAGGAGGGGGCATTTTAATAAGACCATAGTGGAATGTAAATTTTATATAATAATTTATCATTGCTCCTATACCATCATTTTAATAAGACCATAGTGGAATGTAAATGATATCAGCGCATTAAAAACAGAAGACTGGTATCGGGATTTTAATAAGACCATAGTGGAATGTAAATACATATCTTCAGTTTTCCATGTATACATTATTATTTTATTTTAATAAGACCATAGTGGAATGTAAATACATATCTTCAGTTTTCCATGTATACATTATTATTTTATTTTAATAAGACCATAGTGGAATGTAAATGTGTGTGTCAGAATCTTTTAAAATAAACAATTAATAATATTTTAATAAGACCATAGTGGAATGTAAATGCTTCGTATAT
This portion of the Hypnocyclicus thermotrophus genome encodes:
- the cas7i gene encoding type I-B CRISPR-associated protein Cas7/Cst2/DevR, with amino-acid sequence MKNKGLILSMIFEAESANYGEGIGNVASLKKMARGRGEQYTYISRQAIRYNIIEQLGEEKAKVKVEKKVVQFHPDSTIKDYPEIDFFGYMKTVKGSDGKTRSARVRLSNAISLETFKGDLDFLTNKGLADRNEDGMKGMNIAQSEIHHSYYKYTITADLEKIGIDENDNISLDNKEKARRVNKLLDTIALLYRDIRGRREDLKPLFVIGGVYNVKNPVFQNILDIKNNRILVNSIKEVLFDSIKNDTYCGLIEGKFDNDEEIKKELKAKSMPEFFSTIKGKVSEYYESN
- the cas8a1 gene encoding type I-B CRISPR-associated protein Cas8b1/Cst1; the protein is MEDNKIKIELSDWLYNAGVVGLYNILEHNGDKVQIKDNFLEFEINSLENFEEKYFKYFIEKYEKFTSWYKIISFQNKIEYWEEDGFQNFNEKSLEELNSYIRDVLKKYLKSNSYIAAYDLINNDFDIKLAEKEISTINLKKNQEFQDILNNIKLMIEKIIKIINYFKEDESKKYLAGKNVMYNIIKNGWNGVCFLNARTKEKDMYIDYKKYFVDSTIEYNKVKKDKFKYNCFLCDREMKDLNNDLSFLNATGFDTKRKSSHVWNFTNDVAVCPICKLIYSCVPAGINYVYSKGIFINDNSNIDSLININQKVRDEILKEHETNNSLTYRAMIIALEEEINDKVKYELSDIQLVRYDEEKYRFNILSKKLLEVLRSSRDDLNKLIKTGFNEINTYFNIYEEVLKKIMNGENLFLFIHKLLSLKLSKPVDAHYKMSHLKSMMYINIKFLKGVGFVENIEKDIIDSANKQGYFLRTEYENRNSENKIGGICYRLLNGLKTNNKDMFMDVIMNCYLYIGKTVPKIFIEALKSDENFKTIGYAFVSGLINEKDKNNGGSK
- the cas6 gene encoding CRISPR-associated endoribonuclease Cas6 — translated: MRFSLRLKALDKNVDLDYRRKFLSMFKTALSDYDSDIFDKYYHEKDPIRKQMTFSPYFRNSKIKDGKLLLNNDDFILNLSVYENEMGIHFYNSLLNMKNKEFRDLFQIEKISLQREKKFRNEVIFKTKSPIIAKEHNRETNKDSYYSFEDDKFIEVLKNNLYNNMRDCFEWDVRDDIDKLEIEILSAKKIVVKNYGITIPCTLGQFRLKGENYLLDYFYKAGFSAKSSQGFGYVDVE
- the pyrH gene encoding UMP kinase, with product MKPVYKRMLLKLSGEALMGDKEFGISSDAIRIYAKQIKEIYDTGMELAIVIGGGNIFRGLSGKDQGVDRVTGDHMGMLATVINSLALQNAIEQLGIPTRVLTAIEMPKIAEPYIKRRATRHLEKGRVVIFGAGTGNPYFTTDTAAALRAIEINADLVAKATKVDGIYDKDPIKHDDAIKYDRVTYDEVLAKDLKVMDATAISLCRENKLPILVFNLLQEGNMKKVIYGENIGTTVVEKI
- the rpsB gene encoding 30S ribosomal protein S2, with the protein product MAVVTMKQLLEAGVHFGHQAKRWNPKMKKYIFTERNGIHIIDLHKSLKSIEKAYGYVREVVANGGEVLFVGTKKQAQEGIKNEAKRAGMYYVNNRWLGGMLTNFKTIKGRINRLKELEKMEEDGTMDLLPKKEAALLRKELVKLSKNLGGIKDMKSIPQVMIVVDVKKEALAITEANKLGITVIGVIDTNVDPDGVDLPIPANDDAIRSINLITSVMANAVIEGKQGVEEAAEETANVEEVTE
- the tsf gene encoding translation elongation factor Ts translates to MAITAAQVKELRERTGAGMLDCKKALQETDGNIEKAIDYLREKGIAKAAKKAGRTAAEGLIFTTESADKKSAAMLEFNSETDFVAKNDEFKNFGSKLVNIVLNNNINTIEELKSFEVEGKTVETLITELIAKIGENMNLRRVEKVTTEGFVTTYNHLGGKIGVIVNMTGEATEENLVKANDVAMHIAAMDPKYLTPEEVTTDDLDREKEIARKQLEEEGKPANIIEKILEGKMRKFYEENTLVKQKFVKDDKLSVEKYLGDIKVVGFSRYKVGEGIEKEEVDFAAEVAAQLK
- the frr gene encoding ribosome recycling factor, translating into MPQSVITDAREKMDKAVEATKHKFASIRAGRANVSMLDGIKVNQYGSEMPLNQVANLSAPEARLLVIDPWDKSIIKDIEKVIVNSNLGLTPNNDGKVIRLQIPELTAERRKEYAKLAKKEAEEGKVAIRNVRKDTNNKLRRLEKDSEITEDDLKRYENEVQKLTDEYIKKIDDLYAKKEKEITTV